The genome window GGCACGGGCGCGGCCGAGCCGGTCGACGGCGAGGAGGCGTCCGCGCCCGAGGCGACCGGCGAGATCGGCACGGTGGCCGAGGAGACACCGGCGCCCGAGGAGAGCGACCCGGACGCCGGGACGGCCACGATGACGGAGGAGAGCGCCTGATGACCGCCTACACCCCGCTCAACGGCCTCCCCTATCCGCAGCCCACCGACACGGCCGACCTCCCCCTCCATCTGCAGTCCCTGGCGGAGGGGGTCGACGGCCGTTCGGTCATGCGGTTCGGCACGGCCGCCCAGCGCGACACCGTCGTCACCACACCCGCCCGCGGCATGGTCGCCTGGCTCGACACCCCCGGCCAGCTCACCCACCACACCGGCGCCGGATGGCTGCCGGTGGGCGCCGTCCCGGTGTTCCTCTACAACAACGACGCCGGTACGACGACGTCCACGACCCCGGCGGAGACGCTGACGGGCGCGGTCGGCGACCCGGTGGTGGCCGCGTTCACGGCGCCGACGACGGGCCGGGTGATCGTCACCGTGGGCTGCTGGATGCACAACTCGGTCGCCGCCAACGGGTACATGGGTGCGACGATCAGGAAGGTCTCGGACGGCTCGGTATACCTGGCGTCCACGATCGACCGGGCCGCGAACGTCTACAACACCGACCGTTCCTCGGTCACCAGCCAGTTCCTCGTCACGGGCCTCGCCCCCGGCACGGTGTACTCGGCGACCCCGACCTACTGGTCCTCCGTCGCCACCCCCACCGCCAACACGGTCGCCTACGACAACCGCTTCATCAGGGTCGACCCCGTCCACTGATCCCGTTCGCCGATCCCGTTCGCCGATCCCGTTCACAGCAGCCCCGGTACGCCGCTCCCCGCACGGCGCACCGGGGCTTTCGTCTGCCCTCCCCTTCTGCCCACCCCCTCTGCCCGAAAGGAACCAGGCCCATGGCCACACCCCTCTCCGCCGCCGCGTTCGAGGCGGCCCTGCGCGCCGAAGGCGTCACGCTCAAGGAACACTCCAACTGGTCCACCCACAACCGCAACGCCGTCGGCGCCTGGGGCCCGGCGCAGGGCGTGATGCTGCACCACACGGCCGGCTCGAACAGCGTCGCCCTGTGCCGCACCGGCATGACGAACCTCCCCGGCCCCCTCTGCATCGCGGTCATCGCCAAGGACGGCACGGTCCACCTGGTCGGCTACGGCCGCACCAACCACGCCGGCCGCGGCTCCACGGCCGCCTACGACGCCGTACGCCACGGAACGGCGATCCCCTCCCGCCCCGGCGCGGACGCGGTCGACGGCAACGCCCACTTCTACGGCTTCGAGATCGAGAACCTCGGCAACGGCCGCGACCCGTACCCCGACGCGCAGCTGGCGGCGGTGGAGAGGGTCGCGGCGGCGGTGTGCCGCGCCCACGGCTGGGGCGCCGGCCGGGTCATCGGCCACAAGGAGTGGACGACCCGCAAGATCGACCCGACGTTCTCGATGGCGGGCATGCGCACGAGAATCACGAAGCGCCTGACCGTCACCCCGGCCGGAGGCACCCAGCCGGACTCTCCCGTGTACGAACCCTTCCCGGGCGCCGCGTTCTTCACCGCCGGCCGCCGCAGCGCGATCGTCACGGCCATGGGCAGACGGCTGGTCGCCGAGGGCTGCGGCCGGTACGAGGTGGGCCCCGGCCCGTCCTGGACCGCCGCCGACCGCCGCTCGTACGCCGCCTGGCAGCACAAGCTCGGCTACTCCGGCTCCGACGCGGACGGCGTCCCCGGCGCCACGAGCTGGGCGAAGCTCCGCGTCCCCCGCACCTGAAAGGAACCCGTGAACCGACCATGACCGACTCGAACCGCAGAGCCCTGCGTACGGCGCTCCAGGCGCTGTTGGCGGTGGCGACCGCCCTCCCGCTGCTGGCCGACACCCCCGGGGTGGCCCAACTCCCCTTCTACGCCACCCTCGTGGCGGCGGCGACGGCACTGAGCCGCCTGATGTCCACACCGTCGGTGGAGCGCCTCCTCCCCCCTTGGCTCAGGACCGGGCCCGCAGGGAGCGCCGATGGTGAGCAGTGACGAACGCGCCACGGTCGCCCTGGAGTTGGAACGCCTCCGCCGCGCCGTGGACGTCGGCTTCGCCACCACCCGAGGCGACCTCGCCCTCCTCCTCCAACGCGCCGACCAGACCGACAAGACCCTCTCCGACCACGAGGACCGCCTCGACACCCTGGAACGCTCCCGCTGGCCCCTCCCCTCCTTGGCCGCCCTGACATCCTGCGCGGCCCTGGCGGTCACGGTGTGGTCGGCGACGACATCACGGTAGGTCCGTACAGGTCCCTCAGCCCCACCAGATGCGCGTCGCGACGCTCCCGCACGGCCTCGGTCAGGCCGTGCGCGGGCTCGCTTCGCGCGTAGACGGCGAGGGCGGCGTCGTCCGCGTCCCACCCTTGGGCGCACAGGAGGTCGCGGATGTGCTCAAGTCGGCTCAGATCGGCAGCTGTTCGGGGCTTGTTCGTCGCCTTGGCCTCGCCGAGGAGCGTGATCCGGGCACTCTTGTCGCGGGGGCGGGAGGTACGGCTGAGGGCGACGACGTCGACCTCGTGGCCCCGGTGTTCGCGACAGGCGACAGTCGTCGTGCCGACCTGGCCGATGTCGTCGAGGCCGCGCTCGCGCCCGTGGCGAAGTGTCCACTGGCGGGCCATGTCCTCGAAGTGGGGACCCAGGACCTTGGAGGAGAAGGTCTCGCGGGACCGTTCCCAGGCCGCCCGGCCCTCCCTCAGCTCGAAGTCGACGAGGTTCGGACGGACGATCAGGTCGTGGAAGCGGACGATCGGGTCCGCGACCGTGATGATCGGCTTGCGCTGGAGGAGCATGTCCTGTTCGTGCCGGATGAAGGCCGCCGCCTTCATGATGTTGAGGTGGTACGTCAGTGACTTGGCGTCCATTCCGACGAGCCCACCGATCTGGGTGGGCGTCGCGGCACCGGACGACACCGCCTCCCAGATGGCGTGGCAGATCGCGCGATCGCTTATCCGGGGGTCCTCGGCCAGCAGGTACTCGGGCTCGGTGAAGAGGATGTGGGAGGGGTTGAACACGCTGCGGGCGAGCCACGCGTAGAAGCCCTCTTCTCCGGGCTCGGGCGGGTCCCCGACGACATCACGGTATCCGGCCGCTCCCCCGAGCACGGCGTCCACGAGAAACGCCGTCTCGGGGTCCGCCACTCGCCAGTACTCCGCCGCGTCCCGGAACCCGAAGGGGCCGATCCGCATGTCGATCACCGCCCGCCCGCGCAGGGCCTGGTCGCCGGCGAGCAGCGTCGACATGGTCGAGATCGCGGAGCCGCAGAGAATGATCCGCAGGGCAGGTTTCCCCGAGGACGGGCCGCGCTGGTCGTAGAGCGCCTGAAGCGCGGACGGCAGCTCCGGGGAGTGCGTCACGAGGTACGGGAACTCGTCGAGGACGAGAAGCGGAGGTGTCGTCCGGTCGCCACGGCTCGTGAGGACGTCGGCCGCGGCGTCCAGGGCTTCGACCCACGAGCCGAACCGCCCGATCCGGAAGCCGCTCGCCCGCGCCAGGCTGTCGGCGAAACGGTCGAGAGCCATGGCTCGGCTCTGCTGGAGAGCGAGGGTGTAGACGCCGTCGACGGCTCGGCACAGGTGCTCCAGCAGAAAGGACTTCCCATGGCGCCGCCGACCGCGCACGACACCGATACGCAGGCCTGCCGCGGGGTCGGTGCAGAAGCGGGCGAGTTCCTCCCACTCGTGGGTACGGCCGAAAACGGCAGACGGTTTCGGGATACTCATGCGCTCGCCCTCCTCCTGGCCGGTCATCCCTAGCCGGACTCCCTTTAGCCTAAATATATTCAGGCTACTACCACTACTGTAATCAGACAGCCACGCATAGGGACGCCCCCCTCCGCCCCACCCAGCTCGAACCACATCAGCTTCCCTCCCCCGGTCCCGAGACTCCCGCCCTCCATCGGCCAGCACCCCCACCGGTCGGCGCACCGCTCGACCAGGAGGAGACCGCGCCCACCCTCGCCGTCCGTCGGGACGGGAAGCGGGGGTGCGGGCGGGATGTGCGGGCTGGCGTCCCACACGAAGACCCTCAGCCAACCCTCTCCGAGTGCGACCAGCCGCAGGGACGAGGGGCCGTAGGTGTGCCGGTACGCGCTGGTGACCAGCTCCGAGGTCAGCAGTTCGGTGACATCGAGGAGTCCGTCCATACCGTGCGTGGTGAGCGCGGCCCGCACGGTCAGCCGGGCGACGCGGGCGGCCCGCGGATCCCGGGGCAGGCGCAGGACGTAGTCCCAGCACGGCGGCGAAGGGGAGCCGAGCGGCGATACGGTGACCACGGATACCCCCGGGAGGGAGAGAAGTCGGTTCACTCAACGACCGCGGCCCGGCGGTGGCATGCCTGGGGTGGTGCGCTTCCGGCTTACGGGCGGGGCGAGTTGGTGGGTACGGGTTCACCGTAGCGGAGACGATGTGAGAATTAACATCGATCAAGCGCTAGAGTTCACAATTACCTCCTGTGGGTGACCACAGAGGCATGGCATAGACGAGAGAGGGCCCAGTGCCGCCCAGCACCCCCACCCTGCGCCAGCAGCGCCTGGGTGCCGAACTGCGCAAACTGAGGGAGCACGCGGGGCTGACGTCCAGCGCCGCCGCAGAGCTGCTCGGTGTCAAGCAGGCTCAGATCAGCAGCATTGAAGCGGGTCGCTACGCCGTCAGCGCCGACCGTGTGCGCACCTTCGCCCGCGCGTACAGCTGCGCCGACCCGGCACTCGTGGACGCCTTGGCCGCGATGACCGGCGGCCGTACGCGCGGCTGGTGGGACGAGTACCGGGAGCACCTACCGGTCGGCCTGATCGATCTCGCGGAACTGGAGCACTACGCCACCGAGTTGCGCGCGGCGCTGGTCATCCACATCCCCGCGCTCCTCCAGACTACCGAGCACGCGCGCGCCCTGTTCAAAGAGGCGGTACCGCCTCTGCGGCCGTACGAGATCGAGCACAGGCTCAGCCATCGGATCAAGCGCCAGGGCGTCCTCCACCGGCAGAACCCGCCCCCATACACAGCCGTGATCCACGAGTGCGCCTTCCACATGGG of Streptomyces phaeolivaceus contains these proteins:
- a CDS encoding peptidoglycan-binding protein, producing MATPLSAAAFEAALRAEGVTLKEHSNWSTHNRNAVGAWGPAQGVMLHHTAGSNSVALCRTGMTNLPGPLCIAVIAKDGTVHLVGYGRTNHAGRGSTAAYDAVRHGTAIPSRPGADAVDGNAHFYGFEIENLGNGRDPYPDAQLAAVERVAAAVCRAHGWGAGRVIGHKEWTTRKIDPTFSMAGMRTRITKRLTVTPAGGTQPDSPVYEPFPGAAFFTAGRRSAIVTAMGRRLVAEGCGRYEVGPGPSWTAADRRSYAAWQHKLGYSGSDADGVPGATSWAKLRVPRT
- a CDS encoding ATP-binding protein, which gives rise to MSIPKPSAVFGRTHEWEELARFCTDPAAGLRIGVVRGRRRHGKSFLLEHLCRAVDGVYTLALQQSRAMALDRFADSLARASGFRIGRFGSWVEALDAAADVLTSRGDRTTPPLLVLDEFPYLVTHSPELPSALQALYDQRGPSSGKPALRIILCGSAISTMSTLLAGDQALRGRAVIDMRIGPFGFRDAAEYWRVADPETAFLVDAVLGGAAGYRDVVGDPPEPGEEGFYAWLARSVFNPSHILFTEPEYLLAEDPRISDRAICHAIWEAVSSGAATPTQIGGLVGMDAKSLTYHLNIMKAAAFIRHEQDMLLQRKPIITVADPIVRFHDLIVRPNLVDFELREGRAAWERSRETFSSKVLGPHFEDMARQWTLRHGRERGLDDIGQVGTTTVACREHRGHEVDVVALSRTSRPRDKSARITLLGEAKATNKPRTAADLSRLEHIRDLLCAQGWDADDAALAVYARSEPAHGLTEAVRERRDAHLVGLRDLYGPTVMSSPTTP
- a CDS encoding ATP-binding protein, whose translation is MVTVSPLGSPSPPCWDYVLRLPRDPRAARVARLTVRAALTTHGMDGLLDVTELLTSELVTSAYRHTYGPSSLRLVALGEGWLRVFVWDASPHIPPAPPLPVPTDGEGGRGLLLVERCADRWGCWPMEGGSLGTGGGKLMWFELGGAEGGVPMRGCLITVVVVA
- a CDS encoding helix-turn-helix domain-containing protein, yielding MPPSTPTLRQQRLGAELRKLREHAGLTSSAAAELLGVKQAQISSIEAGRYAVSADRVRTFARAYSCADPALVDALAAMTGGRTRGWWDEYREHLPVGLIDLAELEHYATELRAALVIHIPALLQTTEHARALFKEAVPPLRPYEIEHRLSHRIKRQGVLHRQNPPPYTAVIHECAFHMGYGGPATVRAQLRHLLDMSELDRVTVRIIPMGSGSFPGNGQSIDYLSGDVPQLDTVQLDTHHGCEFLDGAAQLEKYRSVLEGMEVKAFKPADSRDLLHRLIQTI